DNA from Kitasatospora herbaricolor:
CACACGCGGGCCGCCGAGCCCGGCCCGCTCCCGCTGGACCTGCGGGCCGGCGACTCGCTGCGCGCCGACGCGCACCCCGGCCTCGCCGTGGACGCGGTGCTCTGCCAGCCCCCGTACAACGAACGCGACTGGGGGCACGACGAGCTGCAGTACGACTCCCGCTGGCCCGCCGGGCAGCTGCCCCCGCGCGGCGAGTCCGAACTCGCCTGGGTGCTGCACTGCCTGGCGCACACCCGCCCCGGCGGCCTGACGGCCCTGCTGCTGCCGCCCACCGTCGCCTCCCGGCGGGCCGGCCGCCGGGTCCGCGCCGAACTGCTGCGCTCCGGCGCGCTGCGCGCCGTGATCGCCCTGCCGGCCGGCGCCGCCCCGCCGTACGGGGTGCCGCTGCACCTGTGGGTGCTGCGGCGGCCGGCGCCCGGCGACGACTTCCGACAGGTGCTGCTGCTCGACGCGGCCCCGCCCCAGGGCGCCGGCGAGGGCGGCCGTGACCGGGTCGACTGGCCCGAGCTGCGGGCCACCGTGACCGCCACCTGGCAGGCCTTCGACGAAGCCGCCGTCACCGGCCGGCCGGTGCCCGCCGACCGGCCCGGCGCCCACCGGGTGATGGCCGCGATCGACCTGCTGGACGACGAGACCGACCTCTCGCCCGCCCGGCACGTCCCGCCCGCCGCCCCGGCCGGCGACGCCCCCGCCCTCGCCCACCTGCGCGGACGGCTGACCGAACTGCTGGCCGGGATCGCCGAACAGGATGCCGCCCTGCCCGAGGCCGGCCCCGCCCGGCAGCCCGGCCATCCGCCGGCCGTCGTCACCGTCGGCGAGCTGATCCGGAGCGGCGCGCTGGAGGTCCTCTCCTCCGGACCGGGCGCGCCCGGCCGGCCCGCCGGCCACGGCGCCGAAGGCGTCCCCCTGCTGACGGACCAGGACCTGATCACCGGCAACCCGCCCGCCGCCGTGACCGACCCCGGCGCCCCGGACGCCCCCGTCCTCACCCGGTCCGGCGACGTCCTGGTGCCCGCCCTCGGCGGGGGCGTCGCCCGGGTCGTGCTGCCCGGCGGCCCGCTGGACGGCGTCGCGCTCGGCCGCCAGCTGCACCTGCTGCGGCCCGACCCGGCGCTGATCGACGCCGAGTTCCTGGCCGGCCAGCTGCGCTCCACCGCGCTCACCCGCCGCGCCGCCAGCCACGCCTCCACCACCGCCCGGCTCGACATCCGCCGGGTCGAGCTGCCGAGGCTCCCCCCGGAGCGGCAGCGCGTCCTCGGCGCCGCCTTCGCCCGGATCGCCGCCTTCGACACCGCCCTGCACCGGGCGGCGGCCCTCGGCCGCACCCTCGCCCAGGGCCTGACGGACGGTCTGGCGGACGGCACCCTGGAGCTGCCCGCGGGCGAGTGACGGGCGAGCGGCGGGGGTCCGTGGCATCGGCCGGCGCCGGCGGCGGTGCCGGAACCCCACCGGCGTGTCGGCCCGGAGGGTAGCGTGTGCGGGGGCTCGCACCCACCCCGTGAACCACCGTCACCACCGTTCAGGAGCGCACATGGCAGGGCACTACCCGGGCCAGTTCGGACCGCCGGCCGGCGGTCCCGCACCCGGTGGTGCGGACCAGCGGCCCCCCGGCCGGTTCGGTGCGCCGGGCCGGGTGCTCTGCTGCCTGGCACCGCTGCTGACCGTCGGATTCCTCGGCGTCGTCCCGTCGCTGCTGCTGGCCGTACGGCGCAAGCGGGTGGTCGACGTGATCGGCGCGGTGCTGTTCTGCCTGGTCTTCGTGGTCTTCCTGGTCAGCATCGCGCTCGCCGGGGGCGCCAAGCACGAGAACACCGCCGACACCACCGGCGCTGTCGCCATGGTGCTGCTCTGGCTGGGCGCGCCCCTGCACTACCTGGCGATGGACCGCCGGGCGCTGTGGCCCTCGCCGGTCCTGGCCGTGCCCGCGCCCTACTACCAGCCGGTCCAGCCCGTCCAGAGCGCCTGGTACCCGCCGCCCACCGCACCGCTGCCCGGTGCGCCCCTGCCCACGACCGGTCCGCCCGCGCCGGTGGCCGAGGCCGACCCGTACGCCCTGGTCGCCCGGTACCACGCCCCGGCGGCCACCCCGGCCCCCGCCGCGCCCGTCGCGCCTCTCACCGCCGAGCCGCCGGCCGCGGCGCCCGCCCCGGCCCGTACCGCCGACGACCTCCAGCAGCTCGGCGAGCTGCTGCGCCGGCAGTCCCGCGAAGGCCGGCCGTGACCGGGCCGAGAGTCGTCGGCGGTCGCTACCGGCTCGCGGAGAAGATCGGCCACGGCGGAATGGGCCAGGTCTGGGCGGCGTACGACGAGCGGCTGGACCGCCGGGTCGCCGTCAAGCTGCTGCACACCGACCACCTCCTGCCGGCCGGCACCACCGAGCCGCACCGCCGGAGCCGGGGCGAGGAACTGCGCCGCCGCTTCCTGCGCGAGTGCCGGATCACCGCCGCGCTCGACCACCCCGGCCTGGTCACCGTCTTCGACGCCGGGGAGGACGACGGCGAGCTCCACCTGGTGATGCAGCGCGTCCCCGGGCTGAGCCTGGCCGACCTGATCGCCGAGGAGGCGCCCTTCCCGATCGGGCACGCGACCGCCGTCGCCGCCCAGCTCTGCGCCGCGCTGGCCGTGGTGCACGCCGTCCCGGTGGTGCACCGGGACATCAAGCCCAGCAACGTGATGGTCCGTGAGGACGGCCGGGTGGTGCTGCTCGACCTCGGCATCGCCACCGCGGTGGAGGCCGACGCCACCCGGCTCACCCTCACCGGCGTGCCGATCGGCAGCCCCGCCTACATGGCGCCCGAACAGGCCCTCGCCGCCACCGCCGACGCCCGCAGCGACCTCTACGCCCTCGGCTGCCTGCTGCACGAGATGCTCTGCGGCGAGGAGCCGTTCCGCGCGCCCACCGCCCTCGGGGTGCTGCGCCGCCACGTGGACGAGCCGCCGGTACCGCTGCGCGAGCTGCGCCCCGAGGTGCCCGCCCCGCTGGAGGCGCTGGTCCTTGACCTGCTCGCCAAGCAGCCGGCCGACCGCCCGGCCGACGCCCAGCAGGTCTACGCCCGGCTGCTGCCGATGCTCCCGCCGCCGGCCGGGCCGCAGCCCCAGCCGCCGTACGGTCCGGTGCCCGACCCCACCCGCCCGTTCCGCTACCCGGGGCATCCGCGGCCGGCGCCCGTCCCGGTCGGGCCTCCGACGGCGGTCCCGCCACCCCCGGCGGAGTCCGTGCTCTCCCGGCAGCCGGACCCGGCGGGTCGGCCCGGCGCCGCCTCACCGGGACGCACGAAGCCGCGGCCGCTGATGATGACGGCGTTGCCCGGCGACCCCGCCCGGGGCGCGCACCCCTCGCCGGCCGGCCCGCAGTCGTGGCCGCAGGCCGCGCACGGCCCGGTGGCGCAGCCCCCGGCTGTCGGCGACCTCGCCGCGGCCTGCGCGGACCTGTCCGACCTGGTCGCTGCGAAGCGCCACGCCGAGGTCATCGACCTGGCCGCCCGGCTGCTGCCGCGGGCCCGCGCCGAGCACGGCGACGGCGCGCCGCTGGTCCACACCATCCGGACCATCTACGCCCGGACCCTGCTGCAGGAACGCCGGTTCCGGGACGCGCTGCCCGAGTACCTGCTGCTGGCCGGCACCGCCGAGGGCGGGCCGCACGGGCCGCAGGGCCTGGACCACCGGTACCGGGCGGCCGACTGCCTGGAACAGCTCGGCGAGCCGGCGCGGGCGCTGGCCGAGTACCAGGCACTGCTCGCGGCCCACTCGGCCCGGCTGGACGCCGGCCTCGATTCCGCTCCCGAGCGGGTGCACGACCTGCGCGAGCGGATCGGACTGCTGCTCGCCGCCGCCGGCGACCCGGAGAGCGCCTGGCAGTGGCTGCTCCAGCTGCTGCTCGACCGCGAACGGCTGCTCGGCCCGCACCACCCGGACGTCCGACGCCTGCGGCAGAGCCTCGACCAGCTCCAGCAGCACCGCCGGACGGGGAACCCGCCGGCGGTGCTGCTGGATGTCGCCCCCGGCCGGGTGCCCGCCCCCGGCCAGCCGCCGGCGACCCCGCCGGCCTTCGACCCCCGCTCGGCGGGTTGGCCCACGCCGGCCCCCGGCAACCCGTACGCGACCGGGCGCTGACCGGCCGGACCCGCGACGGGCCGGGTTCGCCCGTTCGGAGCACGGTCCCCGACGGCGGGCACCGGTCGACCTACGCTCGGGGCAC
Protein-coding regions in this window:
- a CDS encoding N-6 DNA methylase — translated: MPDRPEVTAVEIARLAGVGRAAVSNWRRRHPDFPQPVGGTDASPTFALTEVESWLQGQGKIAELPALERAWRQLETLRDPAGHPAAPLVPAGAFLLLLHREPEAWSAFATEPDTRLATALPRALAQAAARTFGIEGATRLGLPSLLGSTYLDLVRLLAVLAGPAAGPAAHAPAGPAAAFERLLTRHAEANTRQLSPTPPEAAGLLAAVAGPVLAAPGAAALDPAAGLGAVLLALPPAVARYGQDLDPVAAALALLRLALHTRAAEPGPLPLDLRAGDSLRADAHPGLAVDAVLCQPPYNERDWGHDELQYDSRWPAGQLPPRGESELAWVLHCLAHTRPGGLTALLLPPTVASRRAGRRVRAELLRSGALRAVIALPAGAAPPYGVPLHLWVLRRPAPGDDFRQVLLLDAAPPQGAGEGGRDRVDWPELRATVTATWQAFDEAAVTGRPVPADRPGAHRVMAAIDLLDDETDLSPARHVPPAAPAGDAPALAHLRGRLTELLAGIAEQDAALPEAGPARQPGHPPAVVTVGELIRSGALEVLSSGPGAPGRPAGHGAEGVPLLTDQDLITGNPPAAVTDPGAPDAPVLTRSGDVLVPALGGGVARVVLPGGPLDGVALGRQLHLLRPDPALIDAEFLAGQLRSTALTRRAASHASTTARLDIRRVELPRLPPERQRVLGAAFARIAAFDTALHRAAALGRTLAQGLTDGLADGTLELPAGE
- a CDS encoding serine/threonine-protein kinase, yielding MTGPRVVGGRYRLAEKIGHGGMGQVWAAYDERLDRRVAVKLLHTDHLLPAGTTEPHRRSRGEELRRRFLRECRITAALDHPGLVTVFDAGEDDGELHLVMQRVPGLSLADLIAEEAPFPIGHATAVAAQLCAALAVVHAVPVVHRDIKPSNVMVREDGRVVLLDLGIATAVEADATRLTLTGVPIGSPAYMAPEQALAATADARSDLYALGCLLHEMLCGEEPFRAPTALGVLRRHVDEPPVPLRELRPEVPAPLEALVLDLLAKQPADRPADAQQVYARLLPMLPPPAGPQPQPPYGPVPDPTRPFRYPGHPRPAPVPVGPPTAVPPPPAESVLSRQPDPAGRPGAASPGRTKPRPLMMTALPGDPARGAHPSPAGPQSWPQAAHGPVAQPPAVGDLAAACADLSDLVAAKRHAEVIDLAARLLPRARAEHGDGAPLVHTIRTIYARTLLQERRFRDALPEYLLLAGTAEGGPHGPQGLDHRYRAADCLEQLGEPARALAEYQALLAAHSARLDAGLDSAPERVHDLRERIGLLLAAAGDPESAWQWLLQLLLDRERLLGPHHPDVRRLRQSLDQLQQHRRTGNPPAVLLDVAPGRVPAPGQPPATPPAFDPRSAGWPTPAPGNPYATGR